One window of the Solanum stenotomum isolate F172 chromosome 11, ASM1918654v1, whole genome shotgun sequence genome contains the following:
- the LOC125844330 gene encoding beta-D-glucosyl crocetin beta-1,6-glucosyltransferase-like encodes MGSQLTEHGTSNLSVVMFPWLAYGHISPFLNVAKKLADRGFLIYLCSTPINLKSTIKKIPEKYADSIQLIELHLPELPELPPHYHTTNGLPPHLNHTLKKALKMSKPNFSKILQNLKSDLVIYDIMQQWAERVANEQNIPAVRLLTFGAAVLSYFFNLVKKPGVEFPFPAIYLSKIEQVKLGEMMARSAKDQEPDDDDQTADGTTQIALMCTSRIIEAKYIDFLSELSNWKVVPVGPPVQDLITNDVDDKELMDWLGTKDENSTVFVSFGSEYFLSKEDIEEVAFGLELSNVDFIWVARFPKGEEQNLKDALPKGFLERIGERGRVLDKFAPQLRILNHTSTGGFISHCGWNSVMESIDFGVPIIAMPMHLDQPMNARLIVELGVAVEIVRDDDGKIHRGEIAETLTDVITEKTGGNLRAKMRDISKNLNSIRGEEMDTAAQELIQFCKISTN; translated from the coding sequence ATGGGATCACAACTAACAGAGCATGGTACTAGTAATTTGAGCGTAGTGATGTTCCCATGGTTAGCTTATGGACACATTTCACCATTTCTAAACGTAGCCAAGAAACTCGCGGACAGGGGATTCTTGATTTACCTCTGCTCTACGCCGATTAATCTCAAATCCACCATCAAGAAAATCCCTGAAAAGTATGCTGATTCGATTCAGCTTATCGAACTTCACTTACCAGAATTACCTGAACTTCCTCCTCATTACCATACGACTAATGGTCTCCCGCCCCATCTCAATCACACCCTTAAAAAGGCCCTGAAAATGTCCAAACCaaacttttcaaaaatcttGCAAAATCTGAAATCTGATTTGGTGATTTATGACATAATGCAGCAATGGGCTGAACGTGTCGCGAATGAACAGAACATTCCAGCAGTGAGGCTACTAACTTTTGGTGCGGCTgtgttatcatatttttttaacttagtAAAGAAACCAGGGGTTGAATTCCCTTTCCCTGCTATTTATCTCAgcaaaattgaacaagtaaaattGGGTGAAATGATGGCCAGATCTGCTAAAGATCAAGAACCTGATGACGATGATCAAACAGCTGATGGAACTACACAGATCGCGTTGATGTGTACCTCTAGAATTATAGAGGCCAAATACATAGATTTTTTGTCTGAATTAAGCAATTGGAAAGTTGTTCCAGTTGGTCCACCAGTCCAAGATTTGATCACTAATGACGTGGACGACAAGGAGCTCATGGATTGGCTAGGAACAAAAGATGAGAATTCAACTGTATTTGTCTCCTTTGGGAGTGAGTATTTCTTGTCAAAAGAAGATATAGAAGAAGTAGCTTTCGGGTTGGAGTTAAGTAATGTTGATTTCATATGGGTCGCAAGATTTCCAAAAGGGGAAGAGCAAAATCTCAAAGATGCTTTACCaaaaggttttcttgaaagaattGGAGAAAGGGGAAGAGTTTTGGACAAATTCGCACCACAACTAAGAATTCTAAATCATACGAGTACGGGAGGATTTATAAGTCATTGTGGTTGGAATTCAGTAATGGAAAGTATAGATTTCGGGGTCCCTATAATTGCCATGCCTATGCATCTTGATCAACCAATGAATGCTAGGTTGATCGTAGAATTGGGAGTTGCGGTGGAGATTGTTAGAGATGATGATGGCAAAATTCATAGAGGAGAAATCGCGGAAACTCTTACAGATGTCATAACAGAGAAAACGGGGGGAAATTTAAGGGCAAAAATGAGAGATATTAGCAAGAATTTGAATTCTATAAGAGGTGAAGAGATGGATACTGCTGCTCAAGAGCTAATCCAATTTTGTAAGATTAGTACTAATTAA